The genomic region ACAAGGACAGAGGTTCAAGGAGCTATTTCCATCTAAGCTAACTGTACAGGAGGTTTCAATGTATTCATATACTTAACAATTATTAACATGGATTTTATAATAGCTTAATAATGAAAATCAGATGGAATTAATTTAAGAAATGATTATACAGTCTGATAAATATTATGAAACATTAAATAAACCTATTCCTAgctgcaatataaataaaatatgtgcatAGTGTGGAAATATCAGCTCAATATATATTATGTTACAACTATGACGAATAAAAACGTcagcagggttatttaccaaggtGAGACTTTGAGGCGAATTCTGAGTGATATTTTGTACAATCCTCTTATTTCAAAATCAAGTTCTTCAAAAAGAATATTACAAAATCATAAAATATCACCTTATCAAAAAAAGATCAATATTTTGTAGCTCTCACAGAGACTCTGAGGAAGGACTATATTTAACACCGTCCAGGTATAAATACACAAACAGCCCGCAATCACTTGGGATTTTAAACAACAATAATGCAGGTACTCACAGGAAACCTAACTGCAATGAATTGGGGGGAAAAAACGAATTACCGAATTCAAACGAAAATAACAGATCTGGAAAAATGTGCACCCCATTATGTGTGAAAtgaataaacagacaaacagacaaatacataattaaataaaagaaaacaaaaggcaAAGGTACAAATTTAGTATAGGGTGtgttcataaataaaataaatatactgtaatatatcataaatatatgtatataaataaatgtacagaCACAATACACGCCTTAAAAAATAGATTTCTTATATTATTTAGGTGTTTGTCTTCAATATTGAGAGCAGAGATATTATATGCAAATgttaaataatacattatatcgaatcattaaataatatattattattattattgtattgtgaTTTTTATATTGTAACACTAGCAGTGCTGGAGACACAAGGAAGTGTGAGATACATGTATTGTTTTACAATGAATTATTACTGTTTGTAAAACAGATTTATTGATATTTCTTCCACATAGAAACCGCAGATGTATTTGGTAGAAGCAGATCTGATCATGAATAGTGAATTTATAGTGAATTTGAATGTCAAaacagagcacagatgggttggCACCTTCATTCTCTCCTTTACTGGTTTTAGCTAATTCTCTGTGAAGCTGCAGATCATTCGAAATGTAATGGGGGTTTGTTCCACACTACTTAAAGGATTAGGGGGGCTTTGGGGAAGGGTGCACAGGgcaaggaggggagggtggggtcaACCCAATGTCTGCCAGTGAAACAAATAagggtctttttttatttttttattccattaGTTAACCATTTAATTACCAACTGGGTGGCCTCAGCTTTGCTCAGCCCTATGGAACTCAAACCATACGTCAGCTAGAACTCAGTAGTCAGTCAGAATATATGAAATTTGTAACTTTTTGAGCAATTAATCTAAGCATGAGGAGGCCAGTCATAGCTTCCTTGTTGTGACACGACTACCATCCCTATTATCCACTCAAAATACAATTATTGGACAGGCAGCCTGACATCAGCTATAGGGCCATGTCTGGACCCCCCAGtccatgcagaaaatacagtttcatatttttgtattttttttatcaggtGAATAGGTAACAGTTTGTACTGGGGATTCCTCTGGGAGACTTAGATTAAGGTATTCTCAAAGCATTCAGCCACGCATGTTACGTAGTTGGCTATAAGGGATTTGCTTAACCCCTGATCTAGATAAGGGGTACATTATTTAGAGGGGGCTTAAACCCTTTTTTCTATGTTCTAGAACTCTGGGTTATATATTGAATTTTCAAGGAAGCCTCTTGATCATAGCAGTTATTGCTGCCTCTATTTACTGTACATAAATAAAATCTACATTAatggggttaattcactaaaattGAGTCTAAAATATGTGAGTATAGCTGACTTGTAGAAGCTCACCAAATCAGCACCGTTTTGCCTAAATCGGTTTTTAACTCGCTACAATTCGAAGATTAGGCATTTTatgacattgtatttttttttcttcaaataaacACTAAAAATTTTACTAtaataatttatgtattttttttttaaaatggcaaCTATTTAAATCTTCAATACACGAATTACTCAAAGAATGTGTCTATTAGTGGCACGCTTTAATAAGTCCCATATTTGGTCTTTCAATAGAATTACATCATCTTTATGGACTTGCaacgatataaaaaaaatacgttttgatttctgtaatataaaaacaataatctTATCAAGAAATTACAAAGTTATAAGGggcgtaattattattattatttttttttaaaaaaaaatttaaaaaccttAGTCTTTTTTTCGTTTTACAAAATTAAATTtaagatttttgtatttttattcaacAAATGAACACTTgtgttttaattaaaacaaaaacgttCGCTCgaatgtagaaaaaaataaaataaaaaaacacatcaaAACCATTTCTTAATTAAAATCATTTATTTCataatcaatcattttttttctttgaaaatcaAATAAGGTAATAAATAttttagcacttttctcttttttcttttatacaaaaataaacagaTGACAGGCTATCTGCTAGACGGTGAATGAAAAATAACGCAATAAACGCAGACAGATCTTTGTTTTTGCAAAAAGCAGGCAGTGATAAGTTTAAAGTAAACTTGTAGCAATGAGCAGGGGGACGTCGGCTAGAAAACAGTATAAtggcagttttttgttttttttcataaaacacctttttatacagaaaaaaaacccacaataaacagaataattattgtttttaaatacaagTGCACAAACCATATGTTTATGCCCAAACTACCTCCCAGTAACTCTGTTTACATCAATTTTGTACAAAcattctaaaacaaacaaacaaacataaaagtaTATTCTGTTcacacaaattaattaattttaataaaataccCTTGTTTTAGAACCAAAGCACAAATTAACTGTTAAAGgaaactaatactaagtaattgtaaggctttatatatatttatatatatatatcacacattcTCTTGATTAATCTAGAGAGGTTGGTACTATAATAAACCCTATGTCCTATAAAGTTAATTTATTATGCTATATGACATGTAGATCAGACCTGCTTTTGAAGAGATACTATAACAATCTCAATGGCTGGAGATATGGTTTTGGCAGGGAAGGTGTAATTTGCAGATCACAATAGTTCATTCACAGTTTGTACTTATCTGGAGTTTGGAAGTGATTCTCCCCACTTAGTTCACTTCACTCTGGTGAATATATGTCTGGGTGGCCACACTGAATCTTTCATTGTGAGCCCCAACCTCAGCTGATCCCCCTGCATTGGCCATTTTTTTCTAGAAACCCTTTGATGTGTCTTTATTTAATTTCAGAAACTGCTAGGAAAATGGCCCATAGCCTCCCTGCAGCTGCCTGTGACACATTGTGTCCCCTGAACTTCTCCACTGGAAACTCAACTTTACTCAATTGCATTGTTTTCTGGGAAGCATTGTCAGCGAGGTCTGGGCAATCAGGATCTCTCAAGGGGGCCATTTATCAAAGCGATTACAGTACCAGGGCTGCTGCTATTGACTGATAATCTCAAACACGTTGAATCCAAATTACAAGTCTGTGCTACACTGTATTTCTTTATCAGAGCATCCCTCAAGTCCCcagacacattttattttaaaccttCTAAGTGTCTGGAGTGCTCAAAATAACTGTCATTCAATGGGTTAAACTTTTTTTGGttcatatttttaaatgcaaaaaaaaaaatgtcatatttttgaaaaaaaaatgttttaaaaatgcacaaagttaatttaaaaattatGAACTCTGCCGTTAGGGTCAATtttataaaattacattattttagaAAATGTTCTATTATGCATTGGAAAATATAAACGAAATATCTCAGTATTTGCAATTCATACAGATAATTCCCTTTGAAATAACAATgtagcacatggcagtaaaattaCTTGTGAATAAACCATATTAATAGATTTAGTCTGGCAGtaaattaaccctttctgtaTAATTACTCACTATGGGGACAAGATAAATAGTTGAAATGCAGGTTAGAATCTGGTAATCACATCTAAAATTCTTATAAATCTCTTGAAGATTGTTAGGGCAAAGTAGGTtaaacatattaataaaaaataaaatcgcaATAAGTATAGATCTAACGAGGTGTCTTTGTAAGAGCATGGTACAGCGCTACAATGCATGTCGGCgctttttcaaataaattaatatgAGATTGAAATAAATTTGAAACAAAGAAAGATCTTCCTTCCAAATAAGTTGAATTTGGTTCCAGGATTTTTGGGGCATTAAACAGATAATgcatttgtttaaaatattttctatctgtgagatttattcactaagcagtgattTGTGGTGGGTTGCTGACCACATTAATAGATTTAGGTTAACATTGGCAAAAATAATATTCCACAGAGCTGAATGTAACTTTGCTATTTTTACTATGGAGTGTCAATTTTTGAGCCCAGAATAACTCGCCTTTAATGAATAGACACTTTGATTGTTTTTGCTGGGATATGAAATGagagtgctttaaccccttaaggacacatgccatgtgtgacatgtcatgattcccttttattccagaagtttggtccttaaggggttaaccccttaaggaccaaacgtctggaataaaagggaatcatgacatgtcacacatgtcatgtgtccttaaggggttaaactcctcaAAAAATGTATCGAGTAATTTCTGATTTGTGAAAGGTTGGATTTAGCAAACGTTGGAAGTATTTAATTTTCTTTCAGATGAATTGATCTTTGGGATAAAAATCTGTTCAGCTAATATTTTCTGAATGCAACGTGGGATCCAACAAATCTGCATAATCCAGCAGGACTTTATCTATCAATGGAAAACAATTTAATCTAAAAAAACATAATGAAATATcccattaattattttttaggGGTTAACAGGAAAATTGCAGCTACTGTTACTGCTTAACAAGCCACAAGTAAAGCTTAACTCGTTCAGTGCTGTTAGTGGAAACCTATCCCTATTAATCACAAAGTAGAAGTTTTTTGCACCGTTTCTTGACAGCAATGCTAACCCATCGTTTCTGTCATTTAACACGTTCGTTGCCAGTCAATTCTAAAACCACTGCTGGTAAAAGTATTACGTCACTTCGATAGAACGTTGAGTCGGCtgagtttgcaacaatgttgcaacagtACAGAATCACGTGATCCAGCTTGTAGCAGGTAGAAGGTAATGGTAAATGTGTCCTCTCAGAGTCACCTTGCATCTCTCTGGCTGTGGATTGCAACTCCCATCACGATTGCGGTCATTTTCACTGCCCGAGTCTGACAGGAGTAGTAGCCCACAGCCAGAAAATgccaagttatttatttatttattcctctctctctctagacctgcagtaatgtgtgtgagagcacACATCAATTAAAGAGACACCTGTAACATCCCTGGGAAGAAGCGTGTGATCTGTCTCTAGAATGACTTGAATGGCCCACGACCCCTTTGTCTAATTCTTCAGCAAAACAAAGAGATGCACCACAATATGCAATAAAAAGAATCAGAGCAGCCCCCATCAATCACATCACACCCACAACATAGGGATACATGCCTTTACTAGTTCCCTGTGTCTGATGTATAGACTGTGATATCTTTTAGTGGACCAACAATTTATCCCAGGAAGCCTTTTTATTCCTGTTCCATTTACCACTGGTCCTGCTTCAAGCATCACCATCAAAGAAGAGACCTCTGAGGCTCTCTTAGGCCTGTGCAAAAAACAGATCTGATGTGCTAGTTCACTGAAAGGCATCTCAGCATTGAACATACCCAGCTTCTCTGCCTGGGAGCTAGAAGTCACCATTATCTATGTCTGTGTGGAGGGAGCTCGGGATACCTCCCATGCATATATAGTCACTTGGAGTCTGTGCTGAGCCTGGACAAGGTGGTCCCACTCACGTGATGGTGGGCTGCAGAGGGGACCTGGCACATGCTACAGGGGCAGGGCATCCCACTCCAGTGTGGAAACCCCCCACCCAGGGGCCCGGCACCTGGACTGGGAGACTTGAGAAGCCCATGAGAAGCTGGGTGTGATGAAGGTGGACCTGTTGGTGGTGGAGGGGGTGGTGGGGCTGACCTCACCCCAgagatgccagaagtcagggaggCTGCTGGGGATGGCAGTAATGGGtggtggacagggtgtcccacCGGGTGTCCAGGTAGGGGCCCCCCATGGCTCATGCCCCCGCATGCTGTTGGGTGATAGGCTGCCGCTGCTGCTGCGGCTGCCGCTGCTGCATGGTGGTGGTGGCCCCCATAGATCTCACTGACCAGCCGCTTCATCTCCTCCAGGGAGTTGGTCAGCATGAGGATGTAGTTGCGGGCGAGCAGCAAGGTGGCGATCTTGGAGAGCTTGCGGACAGAGGGGCCGTGGGCATAGGGCATGACCTCCCTCAGGCCGTCCATGGCGATGTTCAGGTCGTGCATTCTCTTGCGCTCCCGGCTGTTGATTTTCAGCCTCAGTTGCTGCAGCTCGGGTTCGCTCATCTGCTTCTTGTCCTTCTTGGCTGCCGCCGCCGCCGCCGCTGCCGCTTTAAAAGCCCCCAGCTTGTCCCCCGCGGCGGCCGCCATGGCCATAGCATTGCGGAGCTCCGCGCTCAGCTCCGCGGGGGAGTCGCTCATGGTGGACGAGGACACGGCAGCCGAGAACCCACCGCCCCCTCTCCGCGAGTGCAGGAATAGGTCATCCACCTCCGGGGAGGAGGCTCGGCTGGAGCCCAGGCTGGCGTCGGAGTCCATGGATCGGTCGGCGACCTAGAGGGAGGACAGAGGGGAAGAAGAGTCAGCTGTGGGGGTCATGTCACAGAGGCCATGGGGAGGCATGTTTCAATACAATCTTCTAATTTTGAAATGCCAAACTTTCTAGGAGACATTTTGAGTGCAAGCTCTTCTGCCAACAGTTGCATTGAACACAATAGACAGATCCACCAAAccgtatctatctacctatctatctaactatctgtctgtctgtctgtctctctgtctgtctatctatctatatctctctatcgTTTTGCTCTTCATGATATCGTTTAATACATATTGCATGATATGATCTGTTTATGTTTATGAGGGTATTAACGGTCACGACCGAGTAAGTAATTATTAGTAAATAGCCTCTCATCGTCTCTCATAaagcaatatattattattattattattattattattttttttttttttggggggggaggggggggatgccTTTTATTCTTAAACATAATCAGAAAATATTAAACTAGAAGTTGAATACCAAAGATGCACTATGATGACAATGACAGTTTATATCTGATGTCTGTATAACATAGCAAGTTTAATACATTGTCCAAAACTCAGAATCTCAGAATGTCTATCCGATAGCCCATAATCCAACTAaaagtatatataatgcacatcACATAACCCATTATTATAACCCATAATAACATAAAATCTACCTGTATAGATATATCTCAGATTATTATAACCCATAATAACATACAGTCTACCTGTATAGATATCTCAGATTATCATAACCCATAATAACATACAGTCTACCTGTATATATATCTCAGATTATTATAACCCATAATAACATACAGTCTACCTGTATATATATCTCAGATTATTATAACCCATAATAACATACAGTCTACCTGTATAGATATATCTCAGATTATTATAACCCATAATAACATACaatctccctgtatatatatctcAGATTATTATAACCCATAATAACATACAGTCTACCTGTATAGATATATCTCAGATTATTATAACCCATAATAACATACAGTCTCCCTGTATAGATATATCTCAGATTATTATAACCCATAATAACATACaatctccctgtatatatatctcAGATTATTATAACCCATAATAACATACAGTCTACCTGTATAGATATATCTCAGATTATTATAACCCATAATAACATACaatctccctgtatatatatctcAGATTATTATAACCCATAATAACATACAGTCTACCTGTATAGATATATCTCAGATTATTATAACCCATAATAACATAAAATCTACCTGTATATATATCTCAGATTATTataacacataataacatacagtcTACCTGTATAGATATATCTCAGATTATCTAACCCATAATAACATACAgtctccctgtatatatatctcAGATTATTATAACCCATAATAACATAAAATCTACCTGTATATATATCTCAGATTATTATAACCCATAATAACATAAAATCTCCCTGTATAGATAACTCTCAGAATTTGAAAGCCACTTGCAATTTAAAACACACCTGTATTCCAACTAACTTCCCTCGAAACATTTATTTAACATCTGGTCCTTTTTTTAAACTGGGAACTATTATCTCCAATATACCATCCATAGAAAAAGCTACTATTAACCTCTTCATTGCCAAGCAATGCCTTGGGCCAGTGAAGAAAATACACACATCAGATTGCTGATAATTAGAACATGCTCAATCCATGAAGTTAGCTAACCAGGTTTATACAATGTATCCATCATGCATTCTAGAAGTCTGTGGCTGTAAGACTTACTGTTTGCTAAGTGCTGGGGCTCCTGGATACTCTGAGTGCTGTGAACCAGCTCCAAGTGCCTGTGACAGTATTAAGCACCTTGCACTGAGCCCTCTCGTTATATAGCCAGTCCCTGAGAACAATGTCATTGTGTAAGCATGGGTCTGCTTTGCACCAATCAGAGAATGTTGTCACCGTGACGTCACTGGGTTCACTGAGCTTTGTGGAAAAATGACAAAATACAGTGACAGCTGTTGAAAAAAGGGGGACAGACCAAACAAAACCTCAGGCTTCTGTATAACAATAACattttttgaaaagaaacaaacgataaaaaaaaaaaaaaagaaaaaaaagatactgGTGGCTTCTTACCATTGGAAAGGTTTAATAGATTGTACAAACACAGTGACTTTCTTGCCACTGAGCAAACACTCACTAGGCACAATGCTCACTCACTTATCCACTTAGCTCtgcagttttattgctgtgtaaGGAAACAAGCCAAGTATATTATTACAGAAAAATTAAGAAAGAGGGGCTCACAAAAACAATGTGTTGGGATATTGCATGGCTCTCCTACAGAGAGGACAATTcaggggatttattcactaaattgggaaCTGCAGGGatttgaaaaccaaattgtaagATTGAGGTAGAAAGAGATGATTTGGAGAAAAATATATTGCACTTTATATTAGATTTTGAGAAAATGAGTTATAGTCACAACCTGAATTTTGCAATCTacttttcaattcactgcaagtcactgtttagtgaatgaatccCAATTACAAATGCTCTAAGGTCATCGAATGCAATGCATGAAATATGGATCTAATCCATGTTATATAATTCAATAAGTCCCAATGCATTTCAATGGCATTAAAACGAATGGGTGCATATTAAAATCATTGATTTTTGTTCCAATTTAAATTCTATTCCATAGAGCTAAATAGTTTGTTTTAAAAGCTTATTTATATGTAAAACGAAATATCATGTATATAGAGCCAATGCAATAATGgagaataatacatttaaaaattaataatattaaccaTCCGATTTGTACTTAAGAAATACACAGATTGTTATTGAATATAAGCATTAACATGGGATTCGTTCCAGACTGCTTTCCATAAATACAATTGAGAGCATTACTAAATATTAATTGATTTatgaaattttaaataattaataatcaTGTGGAtttatcaaatatatatttatgcgaTGACTTTATATTGCACAATTCGTTTATTTAACCTACAGTAAAATTAtacccagtgtgtgtatgtaaataatattagtagtagtaataataataatagtattattaataataatgataataaaataataatatatatttatactctcCCCTCTCTACACAGATATTGATATATAGTGTACTATATAAAGTAATTCGTTTATTAGTTTTGTCAGTGGATTTTGTAActtggtgagtgagtgactggagggaaggagggggggtaatTCTGCTTGCTGCCCCCCACACTAGCCATCTAGCTTCTTTTGTTAGGTTTCTCTGCAGCCATGTGATATCCAGCTGTCTCTGCAAGCCTCAATCACccgttaaatatgtatttaaaacgTTAAGTATTGAAGCGTGTTAATGTGTTTCCTAACGGTTATAAGGATCCATAGCAGCAGCTCAATTAGTGAAATCTGTCTCAATCAGGACTCAGGCTGACTGCTGACAGTCTGCTCCGTCAGAGGAGTGTGCTGATCATATTgtgctgggagtgtgtgtgtgtgagttacaTTCTACGCtaagtttgtgtatgtcagtcataTTCTGCTctaagtgtatgtgtcagtcagatACTGCTGTG from Pelobates fuscus isolate aPelFus1 chromosome 1, aPelFus1.pri, whole genome shotgun sequence harbors:
- the OLIG2 gene encoding oligodendrocyte transcription factor 2 — translated: MDSDASLGSSRASSPEVDDLFLHSRRGGGGFSAAVSSSTMSDSPAELSAELRNAMAMAAAAGDKLGAFKAAAAAAAAAKKDKKQMSEPELQQLRLKINSRERKRMHDLNIAMDGLREVMPYAHGPSVRKLSKIATLLLARNYILMLTNSLEEMKRLVSEIYGGHHHHAAAAAAAAAAAYHPTACGGMSHGGPLPGHPVGHPVHHPLLPSPAASLTSGISGVRSAPPPPPPPTGPPSSHPASHGLLKSPSPGAGPLGGGFPHWSGMPCPCSMCQVPSAAHHHVSGTTLSRLSTDSK